A portion of the Lolium rigidum isolate FL_2022 chromosome 1, APGP_CSIRO_Lrig_0.1, whole genome shotgun sequence genome contains these proteins:
- the LOC124670329 gene encoding lecithin-cholesterol acyltransferase-like 1, which yields MAMNTVFLGLLQLLLLLLPPSLRDYLGAEPSDRGVDQQLQVYHPIILQGGFGCPNLEARLTDAYTPSLPRCGALKGKGWFPLWNGTGDLLNHHYMRCFEEQMSLVFDPVINGYGNQHGVETRVPYFGSAYGFSYKDETCPFCCNVRLRNELEALGYRDGDNLFGAPYDIRHAPPRPDKYSQVYSEYFARVKDLVQNASEKNGNKPVIFIGHSFASRLILDFVNSTPLQWRKKFIKHLVLLSPTPHTGFMDVVANLVSGPRVFPFPNVPNLALRPMWWSFASSLLSLPSPMVFGHEPLIITKHRNYSAYDYPDFLAALGFSIKGVSPLTKLPPLTDMRVEAPMVPTTVLSGFGIETTKQMVFWDGNFDVSPELVYGDGDGVVNFISVLAFTKELERQHELENILFKFIKIPNVAHGDITIQDHSLKIVLDEVLEANS from the exons ATGGCCATGAACACAGTCTTCCTTGGGCTGCtacagctgctgctcctcctcctaccACCTTCCCTCCGCGATTACCTGGGTGCGGAGCCGAGTGACCGCGGAGTTGATCAGCAGCTCCAAGTCTACCACCCCATAATTTTGCAAGGTGGCTTCGGCTGCCCCAACCTGGAGGCGCGGCTCACCGACGCCTACACTCCGTCGCTACCGCGCTGCGGTGCGCTCAAGGGGAAAGGATGGTTCCCGCTATGGAATGGCACAGGGGACCTGCTCAACCACCACTACATGCGATGCTTCGAGGAGCAGATGAGCCTTGTTTTTGACCCTGTCATCAACGGCTACGGGAACCAGCATGGCGTCGAGACTCGCGTACCTTACTTCGGCTCCGCATATGGATTCTCCTACAAGGACGAGAC CTGCCCATTTTGTTGTAACGTAAGgctgcgcaatgaactggaagcaCTTGGATATCGAGACGGAGATAACCTTTTCGGAGCTCCTTATGACATACGACATGCTCCACCACGGCCTGACAAATATTCACAGGTGTACTCTGAATATTTTGCTCGTGTCAAGGATTTAGTGCAGAACGCAAGTGAAAAAAATGGGAACAAGCCGGTTATCTTCATCGGGCATAGCTTTGCTAGCAGGCTCATACTTGACTTTGTGAATTCGACTCCCCTTCAATGGAGGAAAAAATTCATCAAGCACCTGGTTCTACTCTCGCCAACACCACATACAGGCTTCATGGATGTAGTCGCGAACCTCGTTTCCGGACCGAGGGTATTTCCTTTCCCGAATGTTCCAAACCTTGCTTTGCGGCCAATGTGGTGGTCTTTCGCAAGTTCCCTCCTATCTCTGCCATCCCCAATGGTGTTTGGCCACGAGCCACTCATAATCACCAAACATAGAAACTACTCGGCGTATGACTATCCAGATTTTCTTGCAGCACTAGGTTTCAGTATCAAAGGTGTGTCTCCCTTGACTAAATTGCCTCCTCTTACGGATATGAGAGTTGAGGCGCCAATGGTTCCGACAACAGTACTCAGCGGTTTTGGCATTGAAACAACGAAGCAAATGGTATTCTGGGACGGAAACTTCGATGTCTCCCCGGAACTTGtgtatggtgatggagatggggtCGTCAATTTTATTAGTGTGTTAGCATTCACCAAGGAACTGGAAAGGCAACATGAGTTGGAGAACATACTCTTTAAATTCATCAAGATTCCAAATGTTGCGCATGGTGACATTACTATTCAGGACCATTCGCTGAAGATTGTTCTCGATGAAGTTTTAGAAGCCAATTCTTGA
- the LOC124685137 gene encoding 2-oxoglutarate-dependent dioxygenase 11-like isoform X2 — MESTGGARPTTTVQDLAVGAQDVPARFVARGHHDHDHETATAPVPVIDLGRLFQQDGSGAAVDEAAKLRSALESWGLFLVSNHGVGADVMDGMMAASRDFFRRPAEEKQIYTNLIGGERFQLQGYGTDRVSSPDQVLDWSDRLYLKVEPEDERSLTLWPAHPQNFRDLLHEFTTKCRGLKYSLLLAMAKLLELDDDYLVDQLGEKADTHARFSYYPECSKPELVFGLKPHSDGTVLSILMVDESVGGLQVLKDGIWFDVPIVPRTLLVNIGDQTEEPCA; from the exons ATGGAAAGCACGGGAGGAGCTAGACCgaccacgacggtgcaggacctcGCAGTAGGCGCGCAGGACGTTCCCGCCAGGTTCGTCGCGCGTGggcaccacgaccacgaccatgaGACGGCCACGGCGCCGGTCCCTGTCATCGATCTCGGCCGGCTTTTCCAGCAGGACGGTTCTGGCGCCGCTGTCGACGAGGCGGCAAAGCTCCGGTCGGCGCTCGAGTCTTGGGGCCTCTTCCTG GTCAGTAACCATGGCGTAGGCGCCGACGTGATGGACGGCATGATGGCCGCGTCGAGAGACTTCTTCCGGCGACCGGCCGAAGAGAAGCAGATATACACCAACCTGATCGGTGGCGAGCGGTTCCAGCTCCAGGGGTACGGGACCGACCGGGTGAGCTCGCCGGACCAGGTCCTCGACTGGTCCGACCGCCTGTACCTCAAGGTGGAACCGGAGGACGAGCGGAGCCTCACACTGTGGCCAGCGCATCCCCAAAACTTCAG GGACCTTCTCCACGAGTTCACCACCAAATGCAGGGGACTTAAGTACAGTCTCCTGCTGGCAATGGCTAAGCTGCTGGAGCTTGATGACGACTACTTGGTTGACCAGCTTGGAGAGAAAGCTGACACCCACGCTAGATTCAGCTACTACCCTGAGTGCTCAAAGCCCGAGCTCGTGTTCGGCCTGAAGCCACACTCTGACGGAACCGTTCTTTCTATTCTCATGGTCGATGAAAGCGTCGGTGGGCTACAAGTCCTGAAAGATGGCATCTGGTTCGATGTACCGATCGTGCCTCGCACCCTGCTGGTCAACATAGGAGATCAAACTGAG GAGCCCTGTGCATAG
- the LOC124685137 gene encoding 2-oxoglutarate-dependent dioxygenase 11-like isoform X1 — translation MESTGGARPTTTVQDLAVGAQDVPARFVARGHHDHDHETATAPVPVIDLGRLFQQDGSGAAVDEAAKLRSALESWGLFLVSNHGVGADVMDGMMAASRDFFRRPAEEKQIYTNLIGGERFQLQGYGTDRVSSPDQVLDWSDRLYLKVEPEDERSLTLWPAHPQNFRDLLHEFTTKCRGLKYSLLLAMAKLLELDDDYLVDQLGEKADTHARFSYYPECSKPELVFGLKPHSDGTVLSILMVDESVGGLQVLKDGIWFDVPIVPRTLLVNIGDQTEIISNGIFRSPVHRVMTNADSERLSVALFYSVDPEREIEPAAQLVDENKPALYRKVKVKDYLAGFYGRFSQGAMVIDTVKI, via the exons ATGGAAAGCACGGGAGGAGCTAGACCgaccacgacggtgcaggacctcGCAGTAGGCGCGCAGGACGTTCCCGCCAGGTTCGTCGCGCGTGggcaccacgaccacgaccatgaGACGGCCACGGCGCCGGTCCCTGTCATCGATCTCGGCCGGCTTTTCCAGCAGGACGGTTCTGGCGCCGCTGTCGACGAGGCGGCAAAGCTCCGGTCGGCGCTCGAGTCTTGGGGCCTCTTCCTG GTCAGTAACCATGGCGTAGGCGCCGACGTGATGGACGGCATGATGGCCGCGTCGAGAGACTTCTTCCGGCGACCGGCCGAAGAGAAGCAGATATACACCAACCTGATCGGTGGCGAGCGGTTCCAGCTCCAGGGGTACGGGACCGACCGGGTGAGCTCGCCGGACCAGGTCCTCGACTGGTCCGACCGCCTGTACCTCAAGGTGGAACCGGAGGACGAGCGGAGCCTCACACTGTGGCCAGCGCATCCCCAAAACTTCAG GGACCTTCTCCACGAGTTCACCACCAAATGCAGGGGACTTAAGTACAGTCTCCTGCTGGCAATGGCTAAGCTGCTGGAGCTTGATGACGACTACTTGGTTGACCAGCTTGGAGAGAAAGCTGACACCCACGCTAGATTCAGCTACTACCCTGAGTGCTCAAAGCCCGAGCTCGTGTTCGGCCTGAAGCCACACTCTGACGGAACCGTTCTTTCTATTCTCATGGTCGATGAAAGCGTCGGTGGGCTACAAGTCCTGAAAGATGGCATCTGGTTCGATGTACCGATCGTGCCTCGCACCCTGCTGGTCAACATAGGAGATCAAACTGAG ATAATAAGCAATGGAATTTTTAGGAGCCCTGTGCATAGGGTCATGACAAATGCTGATAGTGAGAGGCTGTCAGTGGCCCTATTCTACTCTGTTGATCCTGAGAGAGAAATCGAGCCAGCAGCTCAACTGGTAGATGAGAATAAACCAGCATTGTATAGGAAGGTCAAGGTCAAGGATTACCTTGCTGGGTTCTACGGACGCTTTTCTCAAGGAGCAATGGTTATCGACACAGTGAAGATATAA